In a genomic window of Scyliorhinus torazame isolate Kashiwa2021f chromosome 5, sScyTor2.1, whole genome shotgun sequence:
- the LOC140420819 gene encoding uncharacterized protein: MEGKSTLHRGEKPYKCSVCGRGFSQSSGLSKHKHSHTGEKPWKCGDCGKGFNYPSELEAHRRSHTGERPFACSKCGKGFTQSSDLLKHQRVHTGERPFTCSECGKRFTQSSDLLKHQRVHSREKPFTCSECGKKFSHLSYVLKHQKVHTDERPFKCSECEKCYKRSRDLKCHQRVHTEERPFNCPDCGKCFKSSGALMFHQRVHTDERPFRCSHCATGFKRSSELTVHQRIHTGERPFICSKCGKKFTRSSNLLKHQRIHTGKRPVTCTECGKRFARSSNLLKHQSVHN, translated from the coding sequence atggaaggaaaaagcacccttcaccgtggggagaaaccgtacaagtGTTCTGTTTGTGGGCGAGGCTTCAGCCAATCATCTGGTCTGTCAAAACATAAacacagtcacaccggggagaaaccgtggaaatgcggggattgtggaaaaggattcaattacccgtctgaaCTGGAAgcacatcggcgcagtcacactggcgagagaccattcgcctgctccaagtgtgggaagggattcactcagtcatccgacctgctgaaACATCAGAGggtgcacactggggagaggccgttcacctgctccgaatgtggcaagagattcactcagtcatccgacctgctgaaacatcagcgagttcactctcgggagaagccgttcacctgttctgagtgtgggaagaaaTTCAGTCACTTGTCCTATGTGCTGAAACACCAGAAAGTTCACACagacgagagaccttttaaatgttcagaGTGTGAGAAGTGCTATAAAAGGTCCAGGGATCTAaagtgccatcaacgtgttcacactgaggagagaccttttaactgcccagactgtgggaagtgtttTAAAAGTTCTGGAGCGCTGATGTTCCATCAACGTgtccacactgacgagagaccgttcaggtgctctcactgtgcaaCTGGGTTCAAGCGATCATCTGAACTCACTgtacaccaacgaattcacactggggagagaccgttcatctgctccaagtgtgggaagaaatTTACtcggtcatccaacctgctgaaacaccagcggattcacactgggaagaggccagtcacctgcactgagtgtgggaagagattcgctcGGTCATCCAACCTCCTGAAACATCAAAGTGTTCACAATTAA